A DNA window from Nitrospirota bacterium contains the following coding sequences:
- a CDS encoding aldo/keto reductase: MSLIAYNHVPVPSFMYGTAWKKEATTQLVQMAVAAGFTAIDTANQLIHYQEALVGEALQALAQQGVPRDRLFLQTKFTSTNGQDHRTPYDASADLTTQVIQSFDSSLAHLHTDYLDSYVLHGPYQRQGLGEADREVWAAIEGLYRSGKTKMIGISNVTAEQLTQLCAQATVKPMMVQNRCYAALGWDKEVREICRIHGIIYQGFSLLTANQGIFAEPSLRAIAQRLRAGLAQVVFLFAMQVGMLPLTGTTNQQHMKEDLEAEQLTLTAEDLQVIETIGL, encoded by the coding sequence ATGTCTTTGATCGCCTATAACCATGTGCCGGTTCCTTCGTTCATGTATGGCACAGCATGGAAAAAAGAGGCCACGACGCAACTGGTGCAGATGGCCGTGGCGGCCGGCTTCACGGCCATTGACACGGCCAACCAGCTGATCCATTACCAGGAAGCCTTGGTGGGGGAGGCCTTGCAGGCCCTCGCGCAGCAAGGGGTCCCGCGCGATCGCCTCTTTCTGCAAACCAAGTTTACCTCGACGAATGGCCAGGACCACCGCACCCCCTATGATGCCTCGGCTGATCTCACGACCCAAGTGATCCAGTCGTTCGACAGTTCGTTAGCCCATCTGCACACAGACTATCTCGACTCCTATGTCTTGCATGGGCCCTATCAGAGACAGGGATTGGGGGAGGCGGACCGGGAGGTTTGGGCCGCCATCGAGGGGCTCTACCGGTCGGGGAAGACGAAAATGATCGGCATCAGCAATGTCACAGCGGAGCAACTCACCCAGCTCTGCGCCCAGGCCACGGTGAAACCTATGATGGTGCAAAACCGCTGTTATGCCGCATTGGGATGGGACAAAGAGGTGCGGGAGATCTGCCGGATCCATGGCATCATCTATCAAGGCTTTTCGTTGTTGACCGCGAACCAGGGAATTTTTGCCGAGCCGAGCCTGCGCGCTATCGCCCAACGGCTACGGGCCGGCCTCGCGCAAGTGGTCTTCCTGTTTGCGATGCAGGTGGGGATGCTTCCCTTGACCGGCACCACGAACCAGCAACATATGAAAGAAGATCTCGAAGCCGAACAGCTCACCCTGACCGCTGAAGATTTGCAGGTGATCGAAACGATCGGGCTGTAG